In a genomic window of Aeromonas veronii:
- a CDS encoding MATE family efflux transporter: MVFSNITTPLLGLVDAWVIGHLGQAWFLGGVSVGATLINLIFWLLGFLRMSTTGLTAQAHGAADGRAQLDTLLRGLGLAIALGLALLLLLFPLLPWLIALSGGSPEVQLYAGQYVAVRIWSAPAALCNLVVMGWLLGMQDARSPMVMLILTNLVNMALDALFVLGLGWQVRGVAAASVMADYCALAVGIWLVRRQLRQLAPTVWQDGWQRWRQLAPMVRLLGLNRDIFLRSLCLQLCFAFMTLQGARLGDVAVAANAVLLNFLMLISYGLDGFAYAVEAMVGRAIGQRDRQKLREAIVLNLGWAALIASGFTLVFALFGAHLIGYITDIPAVVAEAHRQLPWLIAMPLLAVWCFLLDGVFIGATRAREMRNSMLLAAFGGFFPIWWLCQSWGVAALWAAMAALMVGRGLSLGVTCWRLERSGHLLDARH; this comes from the coding sequence ATGGTTTTTTCCAATATCACCACCCCCTTGCTGGGGCTGGTGGATGCCTGGGTGATCGGTCATCTCGGGCAGGCCTGGTTTCTCGGGGGCGTCTCGGTCGGGGCGACCCTCATCAATCTCATCTTCTGGCTGCTCGGCTTCCTGCGGATGTCGACCACCGGGCTGACAGCGCAGGCTCACGGCGCCGCTGACGGGCGGGCCCAGCTCGATACCCTGCTGCGCGGGTTGGGGCTGGCCATTGCCCTCGGCCTGGCGCTGCTGTTGTTGCTCTTCCCCCTGTTGCCATGGTTGATCGCCCTGAGTGGCGGCTCGCCCGAGGTGCAGCTCTATGCTGGCCAGTATGTGGCGGTGCGGATCTGGAGCGCCCCGGCGGCGCTCTGCAATCTGGTGGTCATGGGCTGGCTGTTGGGGATGCAGGATGCCCGCAGCCCCATGGTGATGTTGATCCTCACCAATCTGGTCAATATGGCGCTCGATGCCCTGTTTGTGCTGGGGCTCGGCTGGCAGGTGCGGGGTGTGGCGGCGGCCTCGGTCATGGCGGACTACTGCGCGCTGGCAGTCGGTATCTGGCTGGTACGCCGTCAGCTGCGGCAACTGGCGCCGACGGTGTGGCAGGATGGCTGGCAGCGCTGGCGGCAACTTGCACCCATGGTGCGGCTGCTCGGCCTCAACCGCGATATCTTCCTGCGCTCTCTCTGTTTGCAGCTCTGCTTCGCCTTCATGACTCTGCAAGGGGCGCGGCTGGGGGATGTGGCGGTGGCCGCCAATGCGGTACTGCTCAACTTCCTGATGCTCATCTCCTATGGGCTCGATGGTTTCGCCTACGCGGTGGAGGCCATGGTGGGGCGAGCCATCGGTCAGCGGGATCGGCAGAAACTGCGGGAGGCCATAGTGCTCAATCTGGGCTGGGCCGCCCTCATCGCCAGTGGTTTTACCCTGGTGTTTGCCCTCTTTGGTGCCCACCTTATCGGCTATATCACCGACATTCCGGCCGTGGTGGCGGAGGCACATCGTCAGCTTCCCTGGCTGATCGCCATGCCCTTGCTGGCGGTCTGGTGTTTCCTGCTGGATGGCGTATTCATCGGGGCGACTCGGGCGCGGGAGATGCGCAACAGCATGTTGCTGGCCGCGTTTGGCGGCTTCTTCCCGATCTGGTGGCTCTGTCAGTCGTGGGGCGTGGCCGCGTTATGGGCGGCGATGGCAGCGCTGATGGTGGGGCGCGGTCTGTCGCTGGGGGTCACTTGCTGGCGGCTGGAGCGCAGCGGGCATCTGCTCGACGCCCGCCACTGA